From the genome of Spirosomataceae bacterium TFI 002, one region includes:
- a CDS encoding Putative aminopeptidase FrvX, whose amino-acid sequence MEKNIEFLYKYLNNASPTGFETPGQKIWLDYITPFVDETITDVYGTAVGVINPGQNYKVVIEAHSDEISWYVNYITDSGYIYVRRNGGSDHQIAPSMRVNLHTRKKGIVQGVFGWPAIHVREAGKEEAPTMKNIFIDVGAATKAEVLEMGITVGTVITFQDGLTELNNKYYTGRALDNRMGGFIIAEVARRLKENKKKPPFTLYIVNAVQEEIGLRGAEMISRRLKPDVAICCDVTHDTQSPMYDKKVSGDIACGKGPALTYGPAVQNNLLHLIIDTADDKKIPYQLSSASRSTGTDTDAFAYSAEGVASALISLPQKYMHTTVETCHKDDIQSCIDLYYEVILALKSGQSFSYFD is encoded by the coding sequence ATGGAAAAAAACATAGAATTTCTTTATAAATACCTCAATAATGCCTCGCCTACAGGCTTTGAGACTCCTGGCCAAAAAATTTGGTTGGATTACATCACCCCTTTTGTAGACGAAACCATCACTGACGTATACGGTACTGCAGTGGGCGTAATAAATCCTGGACAAAATTACAAAGTTGTTATAGAAGCACATAGCGACGAAATCTCGTGGTATGTCAATTACATTACCGACAGTGGTTATATTTATGTACGAAGAAATGGTGGTAGCGACCATCAGATCGCACCATCTATGCGAGTAAATCTCCATACCCGCAAAAAAGGAATAGTTCAAGGTGTTTTCGGTTGGCCTGCAATACATGTGAGGGAAGCAGGTAAAGAAGAAGCTCCAACTATGAAAAATATTTTTATTGACGTGGGTGCTGCAACTAAGGCCGAAGTGCTAGAAATGGGCATTACTGTAGGTACTGTTATCACTTTTCAAGATGGACTTACAGAGCTAAACAATAAATACTATACAGGACGAGCCCTTGATAATAGAATGGGCGGTTTCATCATTGCAGAAGTAGCTCGTAGGCTAAAAGAAAACAAGAAGAAACCTCCATTTACGCTTTACATAGTTAATGCCGTACAAGAAGAAATTGGACTGCGTGGAGCTGAAATGATCTCAAGAAGGCTAAAGCCAGATGTAGCTATATGTTGTGATGTAACACACGATACACAATCTCCAATGTATGACAAGAAAGTAAGTGGCGATATCGCTTGCGGTAAAGGACCAGCACTTACTTATGGCCCAGCAGTACAAAACAACCTGCTGCACCTCATCATTGATACAGCAGACGATAAGAAAATACCTTATCAATTATCCTCAGCAAGTAGATCGACTGGTACAGATACCGATGCATTTGCATACTCTGCAGAGGGTGTAGCATCAGCACTAATTTCCTTACCACAGAAATACATGCACACAACTGTGGAAACATGTCACAAAGACGATATTCAATCTTGTATAGATCTTTATTACGAGGTAATTCTAGCATTGAAATCAGGTCAGAGCTTTTCTTATTTTGATTAA
- a CDS encoding Starch-binding associating with outer membrane, with amino-acid sequence MKSIILKRYNILLITSLFLVLSGCKDSFLEEVPKTSLTTDVYYKTAAGFEDLVRSTYPLLRNIHQSRGLVNNGTDIFSSQGGWNPSAVNGKVNDPSAADVYDARFNATSGEVQQLWQLLYAAIARTNTVVSRAEGITTMAPALKDVRVSEAKFLRALCFFYAVQNWGDIPMPLKEVTTPSKDFPRVPAADVYKQIIADLLECESKLPAVASNYGRATKGAAQFLLSKVYLTRGWNYNNSLGGSSADFDAALQYADKIIDAYPLATNYKDLFPKRSDNPLTQYTGAQNDKNAEIIFSVQYNSDVLTNKTDAAFTQDPAGGNDLHSRFGPSGEGFIGSKGRTSDYNRSLNVHKVNTATYRFFDPTNDTRYAHNFVSVGYALSPVTDYKALPLSDVNVKVSFAAGDTVLYCRPWNNPATSIAERGVDLGGTKKYAVVNTDEFGGGYPIDNSGLNIQAPLMWKFWQPGIPYGDAYGTFNESLFRAAEAYLIAAEAIVKGAKNGKLGGAENYYNKVLDRALGAKKGTDPLCAAAPENQKSLDATSYRATAANISIDLILDERARELMGEYGRWFDLKRTGKLVERVKKYNPWKVGQAISDKHYLRPIPQSEIDLSFPAMTQNKDY; translated from the coding sequence ATGAAATCAATCATATTAAAACGATATAATATACTCCTGATTACAAGTTTATTTCTTGTACTGTCAGGCTGTAAGGATAGTTTTTTGGAGGAGGTTCCTAAAACCTCACTGACAACTGATGTTTACTACAAAACTGCAGCAGGTTTCGAAGATTTGGTAAGGTCTACATACCCGTTATTGAGAAACATTCACCAAAGTAGAGGCCTAGTAAATAACGGAACGGATATATTCTCATCTCAAGGTGGCTGGAATCCTTCAGCTGTCAACGGTAAAGTTAACGACCCTAGTGCAGCTGACGTATATGATGCAAGGTTCAATGCAACTTCAGGGGAGGTACAGCAACTATGGCAATTATTGTATGCAGCAATTGCTCGTACTAACACTGTAGTTTCTCGTGCAGAAGGCATTACAACAATGGCTCCTGCTTTAAAAGATGTTAGAGTTTCTGAAGCTAAATTCTTGAGAGCTTTATGCTTCTTTTATGCTGTGCAAAACTGGGGCGATATTCCAATGCCACTTAAAGAAGTAACTACACCAAGTAAAGACTTCCCTCGTGTACCAGCAGCAGATGTTTACAAGCAAATCATAGCTGACTTATTGGAATGTGAATCAAAACTTCCTGCGGTTGCATCTAACTACGGTCGTGCGACCAAAGGTGCTGCTCAGTTTTTACTTTCAAAAGTGTACTTAACTAGAGGTTGGAATTATAATAACTCACTTGGTGGATCAAGTGCTGATTTTGATGCGGCTTTACAATATGCCGACAAAATTATTGACGCTTATCCTTTAGCAACAAACTATAAAGATTTGTTTCCAAAGAGGTCAGATAATCCTTTGACACAATACACTGGTGCTCAGAACGATAAAAATGCAGAAATTATATTCTCAGTACAGTACAACTCAGATGTATTGACAAATAAAACAGACGCAGCTTTTACTCAAGACCCAGCTGGAGGAAATGATTTACACTCAAGATTTGGCCCTAGTGGTGAAGGTTTTATTGGTAGCAAAGGAAGAACATCAGATTATAATCGTAGCCTTAATGTACACAAAGTTAATACGGCAACTTACAGGTTTTTTGATCCTACCAACGATACGCGTTATGCACATAATTTTGTGAGTGTAGGATATGCCCTTTCTCCAGTGACGGACTACAAAGCACTACCATTATCAGATGTCAACGTAAAGGTTTCGTTTGCAGCTGGTGATACAGTATTGTATTGCAGACCATGGAATAACCCAGCGACATCAATAGCCGAAAGAGGAGTTGATTTAGGTGGAACAAAAAAATATGCAGTTGTAAATACTGATGAATTCGGCGGTGGATATCCAATAGATAATTCAGGATTAAATATTCAAGCTCCATTGATGTGGAAGTTTTGGCAGCCAGGTATCCCTTACGGAGATGCATATGGAACTTTCAACGAAAGTCTTTTCCGTGCTGCTGAAGCATATTTAATTGCAGCAGAGGCTATTGTAAAAGGAGCCAAAAATGGTAAACTTGGTGGTGCTGAAAACTATTATAACAAAGTACTTGATAGAGCACTAGGGGCAAAAAAAGGAACAGATCCTCTTTGTGCTGCTGCACCAGAAAATCAAAAATCACTTGATGCTACTTCGTACAGAGCAACGGCCGCAAACATTAGCATAGACTTAATCTTAGATGAAAGAGCTAGAGAATTAATGGGTGAGTATGGTCGTTGGTTTGATTTGAAAAGAACTGGCAAACTTGTAGAGAGAGTTAAAAAATACAATCCTTGGAAAGTAGGTCAAGCTATCTCTGATAAGCATTATTTGAGACCAATTCCACAAAGTGAAATTGATTTGTCTTTCCCAGCAATGACTCAGAATAAAGACTATTAG
- a CDS encoding Starch-binding associating with outer membrane, whose product MRYIKIKLVLLFMVTFMVSCNDEYLQRIPLDQITNETFWNSENDLAVYNNSIYNLARNDDNVPILMGHYDGFNSNFASMWYLDELSDNATGNQARHNFFMQMRAGKHNVPVNPDLFGYKGWNFVRAINVGMANYGKAKVTEAVRNKYIGEARLFRGWFYADKVSKYGDVPYIEKELNTESEELFAARMPREEAMEKVLADLTFAAANLPANWGDGGAPGRLNRWAALLVKARVCLFEGTWRKYHGGSNPEKWLQEAAAASKELMDNGPYKLYNTGKPSSDYNSYLRILDVTGNPEVMYWRKYKLGVFTNHVQSYFQYNGGATRDFVEDYLCTDGLPITLSPLYKGDDTIESTFENRDPRMHQSVLEPKQAAFYKYYNADGRDYPRLNGMNGGLRSNTGYHIIKNYNADDMIGKAFNTAESPAIILRFAEALLIYAEAQAELGKITQADLDISINKLRARVAMPALMLDKVPVDPRYAADGVSPIIAEIRRERRIELFNEGFRYDDLRRWKQGKKLVKKSLGLAMDASQKARYAGFNVKLYKDPTNGKEYLEPYAGTDYEVPVFDESKHYLWPIPLNPLAQNPAIGQNPGWN is encoded by the coding sequence ATGAGATATATAAAAATAAAATTAGTACTTCTCTTTATGGTGACCTTTATGGTGAGCTGTAACGATGAATATTTGCAGCGAATTCCGTTGGATCAAATTACCAATGAGACTTTCTGGAATTCTGAAAACGACTTGGCTGTATATAATAACAGTATATATAATTTGGCTCGTAATGATGACAATGTGCCTATTTTAATGGGGCATTATGACGGATTTAATAGCAATTTTGCAAGTATGTGGTATCTTGATGAATTGTCTGACAATGCTACTGGTAACCAAGCTCGTCATAATTTCTTTATGCAAATGAGAGCTGGGAAGCATAATGTGCCTGTAAACCCAGACTTATTTGGATATAAAGGCTGGAACTTTGTAAGAGCGATCAATGTAGGTATGGCAAATTACGGAAAAGCTAAAGTAACTGAGGCGGTTCGTAACAAGTACATAGGTGAAGCAAGGTTGTTCAGAGGTTGGTTTTATGCTGACAAAGTGAGCAAATATGGTGATGTACCCTATATTGAGAAAGAATTGAACACTGAATCAGAGGAGTTATTTGCAGCAAGAATGCCACGTGAAGAAGCAATGGAGAAAGTTTTGGCTGATTTAACATTTGCAGCAGCTAATCTTCCAGCTAACTGGGGTGATGGTGGTGCTCCAGGAAGATTGAACAGGTGGGCAGCTTTATTGGTAAAAGCAAGAGTTTGTTTATTTGAAGGAACTTGGAGAAAATACCATGGTGGAAGCAATCCAGAGAAATGGTTACAAGAGGCGGCTGCCGCTTCTAAAGAATTGATGGACAACGGGCCGTATAAATTATATAACACTGGAAAACCATCATCGGATTATAATTCTTATTTAAGAATTTTGGATGTAACAGGAAATCCAGAAGTGATGTATTGGAGAAAGTATAAGCTTGGTGTATTTACTAACCATGTACAGAGTTACTTTCAGTACAATGGTGGTGCTACTAGAGATTTTGTAGAAGATTACCTATGTACTGATGGATTACCTATTACCTTATCTCCATTGTATAAAGGCGATGATACTATTGAGAGTACTTTTGAGAATAGAGATCCCAGGATGCATCAAAGTGTACTTGAGCCTAAGCAAGCGGCTTTCTACAAGTATTATAATGCAGATGGTAGAGATTACCCAAGATTGAATGGTATGAATGGTGGCTTAAGGTCAAATACTGGCTATCATATCATAAAGAATTACAATGCTGATGATATGATCGGTAAGGCTTTTAACACTGCTGAGTCTCCTGCTATCATTTTACGTTTTGCAGAAGCATTATTGATTTATGCTGAAGCACAAGCAGAACTTGGCAAAATTACTCAGGCTGATCTTGATATCTCTATCAATAAGTTGAGAGCTAGAGTTGCAATGCCTGCATTAATGCTGGATAAAGTACCTGTTGATCCAAGATATGCAGCTGACGGAGTTTCTCCTATCATTGCTGAGATTCGTAGAGAGCGTAGAATTGAGCTATTTAATGAGGGTTTCAGATATGACGACCTTAGAAGATGGAAGCAAGGGAAAAAATTAGTTAAAAAATCTCTTGGTTTAGCAATGGATGCATCTCAAAAGGCACGTTATGCAGGATTCAATGTGAAACTTTACAAAGACCCTACAAATGGTAAGGAGTACTTAGAGCCATACGCAGGAACAGATTACGAGGTACCTGTATTTGACGAAAGTAAGCACTACTTATGGCCAATTCCATTAAATCCTTTAGCTCAAAACCCAGCTATTGGACAAAACCCAGGCTGGAATTAA
- a CDS encoding Cytochrome C oxidase, cbb3-type, subunit III, whose translation MAKKKTYIVGLISILILSIFSIGFKFIHTDEPEISLENYHIEEGFELSVIAAEPLLIAPVSMDFDNKGRMWVVEMRGYMPNLEGIGEDVPNGRISILEDRDNDGRIDHSKTFLDGLVLPRGLAHVYGGLLYVDGPKLWFVEIKNDKPGKKTLVDPIYAEGGNVEHSSNALMMNIDNWIYNAKHNFRYQLKNGKWLKEPTTFRGQWGMTKDDFGRIYYNNNSNQLQGDFVLPNKVIRNKYFKPSIAEGQKLINNRVYPIHQTSVNRGYQKGVLDERGYLVNVTASCGPLIYRGAAFPKAYNQNAFVCVPEANLIKRNTLDFSNVQTVANHAIEGKEFITSSDEGFRPVNLFNGPDGAMYIVDMHRGIIQHKAYISQYLVGQLSSKKLDTLQNAGRILKVVNKATKLNAIPEIANASNKELTALLSHPNGWVRDRVQQVLIQKKDKSIIKDLVALTKISNGSSTAIHALYVLDGLNALSWEVLTDVINKSQQSETVAHALGLLEHFASAKKREEMKDISTQLLRQNNETIDLYLALGLNSWLNYDDGSLLAILSEIEKKYADLPVYQEAIASSLGEKEESYLSSQNPTVLLKNNLTLAVNNRKENEMNSIYVKEVKELDNRTKGLQLFRSICATCHGADGKGIQDLAPPLKGSEYIDGSMKRLAAIILHGVSGPITVNGKLYELTAEMPALVNNSDISDQDIVNIIRYTQNAFAKSGKGISTDDVKKQRLNKPPGSGIYDEKLLLETDFEK comes from the coding sequence ATGGCTAAGAAAAAAACATACATAGTAGGACTTATTTCTATTTTAATACTTTCTATTTTCTCAATAGGATTTAAGTTTATTCATACCGATGAACCAGAAATCTCACTCGAAAACTATCACATCGAAGAGGGTTTTGAATTAAGTGTTATTGCGGCTGAACCTTTACTAATTGCTCCCGTGAGCATGGACTTTGACAACAAGGGTCGCATGTGGGTAGTGGAAATGAGAGGTTATATGCCCAACCTTGAAGGAATTGGCGAAGACGTGCCAAATGGCAGAATCTCTATTCTAGAAGATCGCGATAATGATGGCAGAATTGATCACTCCAAAACATTTTTAGATGGGCTAGTTTTACCAAGAGGCTTAGCTCATGTATATGGAGGCTTGCTATATGTAGATGGTCCCAAGCTTTGGTTTGTAGAAATTAAAAATGACAAACCTGGCAAAAAAACACTGGTTGATCCTATCTATGCCGAAGGTGGGAATGTAGAACACTCTTCCAACGCTCTCATGATGAACATTGATAATTGGATTTACAATGCCAAGCATAATTTTCGATATCAACTTAAAAATGGTAAATGGCTAAAGGAACCTACTACTTTTAGAGGGCAATGGGGAATGACAAAAGACGATTTTGGTCGCATATACTACAACAACAATAGCAATCAATTACAAGGAGATTTTGTACTTCCTAACAAGGTTATAAGAAACAAGTACTTTAAACCATCTATTGCTGAAGGGCAAAAATTAATAAACAACAGGGTTTATCCAATTCACCAAACTTCGGTTAATCGTGGTTATCAGAAAGGTGTTTTGGATGAAAGAGGGTATCTTGTAAATGTTACTGCGTCTTGTGGACCACTCATTTATAGAGGAGCTGCGTTTCCTAAAGCCTACAATCAAAATGCGTTTGTTTGTGTACCCGAAGCCAATTTAATTAAGCGAAATACTTTAGACTTCAGTAATGTACAAACCGTCGCAAATCATGCAATTGAAGGAAAAGAGTTTATCACCTCCTCTGATGAAGGCTTTCGCCCTGTAAACCTCTTTAATGGCCCAGATGGTGCAATGTATATCGTGGACATGCATAGAGGCATTATTCAGCACAAAGCATATATTTCACAGTATCTTGTTGGGCAACTTTCATCCAAAAAACTGGACACATTACAGAATGCAGGGCGAATTTTGAAAGTAGTAAATAAAGCAACAAAACTCAATGCTATTCCAGAAATCGCAAATGCCAGCAATAAAGAACTTACGGCTCTTTTGAGTCATCCTAATGGCTGGGTTCGGGATAGAGTTCAGCAGGTTTTAATTCAGAAAAAAGACAAATCAATAATCAAGGATTTGGTTGCATTGACTAAGATCAGCAATGGATCTTCCACTGCAATTCATGCACTTTATGTTTTAGATGGTTTAAATGCCCTGAGCTGGGAAGTCTTAACTGATGTAATAAACAAATCTCAACAATCGGAAACTGTTGCACATGCTTTGGGACTTCTTGAACATTTTGCTTCAGCCAAAAAACGAGAGGAAATGAAAGACATCTCTACTCAATTGTTAAGGCAAAACAATGAAACCATTGATCTTTATCTTGCCTTGGGATTGAACTCTTGGCTCAATTATGATGACGGAAGCCTGTTAGCTATTCTTTCCGAAATAGAGAAAAAGTACGCCGACCTTCCAGTTTATCAAGAAGCTATTGCAAGTAGCCTTGGCGAGAAAGAAGAAAGTTACCTCAGTTCTCAAAACCCTACTGTTTTGCTTAAAAACAACTTGACTTTAGCGGTTAACAATAGGAAAGAAAACGAGATGAATTCCATTTATGTAAAAGAGGTAAAAGAACTGGACAACCGAACCAAAGGTTTACAGCTATTTCGCTCAATATGTGCTACTTGTCATGGTGCAGATGGAAAAGGAATTCAAGATTTAGCACCTCCACTTAAGGGATCTGAGTATATCGATGGTTCCATGAAAAGGCTCGCTGCAATCATTCTACATGGAGTAAGTGGACCTATAACCGTAAACGGCAAATTGTACGAGCTCACTGCAGAAATGCCAGCACTTGTCAATAACAGTGATATCAGCGACCAAGATATTGTAAATATTATTCGCTATACCCAAAACGCATTTGCCAAGAGTGGTAAAGGGATTTCTACTGATGATGTAAAAAAACAACGCCTAAACAAGCCTCCAGGAAGTGGTATTTATGATGAAAAACTTCTTCTTGAGACTGATTTTGAAAAGTAA
- a CDS encoding DNA polymerase-4 (manually curated) gives MSRTILHMDLDTFFVSVERLIDSSLNDKPILIGGTGDRGVVASCSYEARKYGISSGMSMKMARMLCPGATVIRGNSGVYTKHSKLVTEIMKEQMPILEKASIDEFYADMTGMDKHFGCYQYASELRQTIMRETGLPISFGLSSSKTVAKVATGEAKPNNQLKIDFGTEKPFLAPLSIKKIPMIGDKTFQTLCNLGIKRVHTIQEMPAEMMQNVLGKNGLMIWQKANAIDNSQVIEYHERKSISSERTFGKDTTDMMKLRTTIAAMAENLAYWLREGGKLASCVSVKIRYSDFNTYSKQVKIAYTSADHVIIPTVMELFESLFTRRLLVRLVGVKCSSLVDGCYQMSLFDNVRQTAQLYEGMDKIRKKFGDRSVMRASTLGAKTIGNFTNPFNGEPPILLAHRNQ, from the coding sequence GTGAGCAGGACTATATTACACATGGACCTAGACACATTCTTTGTGTCGGTGGAGCGATTGATAGACAGTAGCTTAAATGATAAACCCATACTTATTGGTGGTACGGGAGATAGAGGAGTAGTTGCCTCTTGCAGCTACGAAGCGAGAAAATATGGGATAAGCTCAGGGATGTCTATGAAAATGGCAAGAATGCTATGTCCAGGTGCTACCGTGATCAGAGGTAACTCGGGAGTATACACCAAGCACTCAAAGCTGGTAACCGAAATAATGAAAGAGCAAATGCCCATTCTTGAAAAAGCTAGCATAGACGAGTTTTATGCTGACATGACGGGAATGGACAAGCATTTTGGCTGTTATCAATATGCCTCTGAGTTACGGCAAACTATCATGCGAGAGACTGGTTTGCCTATCTCTTTTGGCTTGTCGAGTAGTAAAACAGTGGCGAAGGTTGCCACAGGGGAAGCCAAGCCCAACAATCAGCTCAAGATAGATTTTGGTACAGAGAAGCCTTTTCTGGCTCCACTTTCCATCAAAAAAATACCAATGATAGGGGACAAAACTTTCCAGACTCTTTGTAACCTAGGCATAAAAAGGGTTCACACGATCCAAGAAATGCCTGCCGAAATGATGCAAAATGTGCTAGGCAAAAATGGCTTAATGATTTGGCAAAAAGCCAATGCAATTGACAATAGTCAGGTGATAGAATACCACGAGCGAAAGTCGATCTCAAGCGAGCGGACTTTTGGAAAAGATACCACAGATATGATGAAGTTACGAACCACCATTGCCGCTATGGCGGAGAATCTTGCCTATTGGTTACGAGAAGGAGGAAAGCTTGCGTCATGCGTATCGGTAAAGATTCGTTATTCGGATTTTAATACCTATTCCAAACAAGTCAAAATAGCCTATACGTCTGCTGATCATGTGATTATACCTACTGTTATGGAGCTTTTTGAGAGTCTTTTTACTCGGAGGTTACTCGTACGACTGGTTGGTGTAAAGTGCAGCAGCTTAGTAGATGGTTGCTACCAAATGAGCCTTTTTGACAATGTACGGCAAACCGCACAACTCTACGAAGGCATGGACAAGATTCGTAAGAAGTTTGGTGACCGTAGTGTGATGCGAGCAAGTACGCTAGGTGCCAAAACCATTGGAAATTTCACGAACCCATTCAATGGAGAACCACCCATTTTGCTGGCACATAGGAATCAGTAA